One stretch of Comamonas testosteroni DNA includes these proteins:
- the rapZ gene encoding RNase adapter RapZ, giving the protein MSMEIVLISGMSGSGKSVALHALEDAGYYCVDNLPPELLQSFVELKLNHQDEKVAIAMDARSAKGLPQLPEQLHRLKKQGLMPRMIFLDADSSTLIRRFSETRRRHPLSPGSQTNERQALELDIEKERELLGLLRDRSIVIDTGDLKSAQLQSYIKQIIEAPTGQMTLMFQSFGFKHSMPTDSDYVFDVRMLPNPFYDKELRALTGLDKPVADYLGALPEVQQMQLDIQQFLERWLPMLARDHRSYVTVGIGCTGGQHRSVFLVEALARHFEKQWPTVRRHRSLDFRDKFIQVSQQFLAPDAIHPIS; this is encoded by the coding sequence ATGTCCATGGAGATTGTTCTGATCAGCGGCATGTCCGGATCGGGCAAATCCGTTGCGCTGCATGCGCTGGAGGATGCTGGCTACTACTGCGTCGACAACCTGCCCCCGGAGCTGCTGCAGTCCTTTGTGGAGCTCAAGCTCAATCATCAGGACGAGAAAGTGGCCATTGCCATGGATGCACGCAGCGCCAAGGGCCTGCCTCAGCTGCCTGAGCAGCTGCATCGCCTCAAAAAGCAGGGGCTGATGCCACGCATGATTTTTCTCGATGCCGACAGCAGCACTCTGATCAGGCGCTTTTCGGAAACCCGCAGGCGCCACCCTCTGTCTCCGGGCTCCCAGACGAACGAGCGCCAGGCACTGGAGCTCGACATCGAAAAGGAACGCGAGCTGCTGGGCCTGCTGCGCGACCGCTCCATCGTCATCGACACCGGCGACCTCAAGTCGGCGCAGCTGCAAAGCTATATCAAGCAGATCATCGAAGCGCCCACAGGGCAGATGACGCTGATGTTCCAGTCCTTTGGGTTCAAGCACAGCATGCCTACAGACTCTGACTATGTGTTTGATGTGCGCATGCTGCCCAATCCCTTCTACGACAAGGAACTGCGTGCCTTGACGGGCCTGGACAAGCCGGTTGCGGACTATCTGGGCGCCTTGCCCGAGGTGCAGCAGATGCAGCTGGATATACAGCAGTTCCTCGAACGCTGGCTGCCGATGCTGGCCAGAGACCACCGCAGCTATGTCACCGTGGGCATAGGCTGCACGGGTGGGCAGCACCGCTCGGTCTTTCTCGTCGAAGCTCTCGCCAGGCATTTCGAGAAGCAGTGGCCCACCGTCCGTCGCCACCGCTCTCTGGATTTCCGCGACAAATTCATCCAGGTTTCTCAGCAGTTTCTGGCCCCGGACGCCATCCATCCGATCAGCTGA